One window of Triticum dicoccoides isolate Atlit2015 ecotype Zavitan chromosome 5A, WEW_v2.0, whole genome shotgun sequence genomic DNA carries:
- the LOC119297689 gene encoding uncharacterized protein LOC119297689 isoform X2 — protein MPPAEGLGERDGEEDTDVFSRIVAATSWQVAPYLCALPRSGAAIKPESAPSFVVDLRPLNTRGLPDAPPPHATLVESFSVFYCYTSHQEDL, from the exons ATGCCGCCCGCGGAAGGCCTTGGTGAGCGCGACGGGGAGGAAGACACAGACGTCTTCAGCCGCATCGTCGCAGCCACGTCGTGGCAGGTGGCTCCCTACCTGTGCGCTCTCCCCCGCTCCGGCGCCGCAATCAAGCCCGAATCAGCGCCTTCCTTCGTCGTCGATCTGCGGCCCCTTAACACGCGTGGTCTGCCCGACGCGCCGCCTCCGCATGCTACACTG GTCGAGTCCTTCTCGGTTTTCTACTGCTATACCTCGCATCAAGAAGATCTTTGA
- the LOC119297689 gene encoding uncharacterized protein LOC119297689 isoform X1 yields MDEGGGEDDPRPYPCRPRKALVSATGRKTQTSSAASSQPRRGRWLPTCALSPAPAPQSSPNQRLPSSSICGPLTRVVCPTRRLRMLHWSSPSRFSTAIPRIKKIFDGFHNRECSKLALFLAILLFLIAIWMWEHIKWYGRLGRPVMRAPASRWI; encoded by the exons ATGGACGAGGGAGGTGGAGAGGACGACCCCCGGCCGTACCCATGCCGCCCGCGGAAGGCCTTGGTGAGCGCGACGGGGAGGAAGACACAGACGTCTTCAGCCGCATCGTCGCAGCCACGTCGTGGCAGGTGGCTCCCTACCTGTGCGCTCTCCCCCGCTCCGGCGCCGCAATCAAGCCCGAATCAGCGCCTTCCTTCGTCGTCGATCTGCGGCCCCTTAACACGCGTGGTCTGCCCGACGCGCCGCCTCCGCATGCTACACTG GTCGAGTCCTTCTCGGTTTTCTACTGCTATACCTCGCATCAAGAAGATCTTTGATGGGTTTCATAATC GGGAATGTTCTAAGCTAGCTTTGTTTCTGGCCATATTGTTGTTTCTAATAGCTATCTGGATGTGGGAACATATCAAGTGGTATGGAAGATTAGGTCGTCCCGTGATGCGGGCTCCCGCGAGCCGTTGGATCTGA
- the LOC119302461 gene encoding CDGSH iron-sulfur domain-containing protein NEET-like, translating into MATLFCAAAATSCRLAFPLAAPAPAPGLGRGRARRGTVAVRAEADTAAAGTGINPAIRKEEAKVVDTVLAGELSKPLTPYCRCWRSGTFPLCDGSHVKHNKATGDNVGPLLVKK; encoded by the exons ATGGCGACCCTGTTCTGCGCGGCCgctgccacctcgtgccgtctcgcCTTCCCGCttgccgcgccggcgccggcgccaggCCTTGGCCGCGGCCGGGCCCGACGCGGCACGGTGGCGGTGCGTGCGGAGGCAGACACCGCCGCTGCTGGGACCGGGATAAACCCGGCCATCCGGAAGGAGGAGGCCAAGGTGGTCGACACCGTCCTGGCCGGGGAGCTCTCCAAGCCGCTCACCCCGTACTGCCG GTGCTGGAGATCGGGAACATTTCCACTGTGTGATGGAAGCCATGTGAAGCACAACAAAGCAACGGGTGATAATGTAGGGCCCTTGCTTGTTAAGAAGTAG